A region from the Mycobacterium heidelbergense genome encodes:
- a CDS encoding heme-binding protein: MTVISSPLRRGAYGLVTGGLLGVTAAVMLALPAANADPPQQCNTTVGQTTSQTLQSYLDKHPDVKQELTAKSQAEGGSNNVLDYLNRHPDVRQHLIDLANKCTS; this comes from the coding sequence ATGACCGTGATTTCCAGCCCGCTGCGGCGTGGAGCGTACGGCCTGGTCACCGGCGGCCTGCTGGGCGTGACCGCCGCCGTGATGCTCGCGCTGCCGGCGGCCAACGCCGATCCCCCGCAACAGTGCAACACGACCGTCGGCCAAACGACGTCCCAAACCCTGCAGTCGTACCTGGACAAGCATCCCGACGTTAAGCAGGAGCTGACCGCCAAATCTCAGGCGGAAGGGGGCTCCAACAACGTGCTGGACTACCTCAACAGGCATCCCGACGTGCGGCAGCACCTGATCGACTTGGCCAACAAGTGCACGTCGTAG
- a CDS encoding SDR family oxidoreductase, protein MSGMLNRKVVVISGVGPGLGTTLAHRCARDGADLVLAARTVERLEAVAKQINDTGHKALAVRADITDDEEVGYLVETTMAAYGKVDVLINNAFRVPSMKPLAGTSFQHIRDAIELSALGALRLIQAFTPALEESSGSIVNVNSMVLRHSQAKYGAYKMAKSALLAMSQSLATELGEKGIRVNSVAPGYIWGDTLQSYFEHQAGKYGTTVDQIYAATAANSDLKRLPTEDEVASAILFLAGDLSSGITGQTLDVNCGEYHT, encoded by the coding sequence ATGTCAGGGATGCTCAACCGAAAGGTAGTCGTCATCAGTGGCGTCGGGCCGGGGCTCGGCACCACGTTGGCGCACCGATGCGCGCGTGACGGCGCCGACCTGGTGCTGGCGGCACGCACGGTCGAACGGCTGGAGGCCGTCGCCAAGCAGATCAACGACACCGGCCATAAGGCCCTGGCGGTTCGCGCCGACATCACCGACGACGAGGAGGTGGGCTACCTCGTCGAAACCACCATGGCGGCCTACGGCAAGGTCGACGTGCTGATCAACAACGCGTTCCGGGTGCCGTCGATGAAGCCGTTGGCCGGCACGAGCTTTCAGCACATCCGCGACGCCATCGAGCTCAGCGCGCTGGGGGCGTTGCGCCTCATCCAGGCTTTCACGCCCGCGCTGGAGGAGTCGTCGGGGTCCATCGTCAACGTCAACTCCATGGTGCTGCGGCACTCGCAGGCCAAGTACGGCGCGTACAAGATGGCCAAGTCGGCCCTGCTCGCCATGTCACAGTCGCTGGCCACCGAACTCGGCGAGAAGGGGATCCGCGTCAACTCCGTTGCGCCCGGATACATCTGGGGCGATACGCTGCAGTCCTACTTCGAACACCAGGCCGGCAAGTACGGCACCACGGTGGACCAGATCTATGCGGCCACCGCGGCGAACTCCGACCTCAAGCGGCTGCCCACCGAGGACGAGGTGGCCTCGGCGATCCTCTTCCTGGCCGGCGACTTGTCCAGTGGCATCACCGGGCAGACCCTGGACGTCAACTGCGGGGAGTACCACACCTGA
- a CDS encoding sulfotransferase family protein: MGGDRTDVGTVEELHAAATKLVGLDDFGGNDDNYLEALETLLSSYRREAGLTVLGSKMNRFFLRGALVARLLSESAWKQYPQHADVAIERPIFVTGLVRTGTTALHRLLGADPAHQGLHMWLAEFPQPRPPRETWESNPLYRQLDAQFTQHHQENPGYTGLHFMAAYELEECWQLLRQSLHSVSYETLAHLPGYSKWLSQQDWTPSYRRHRRNLQLIGLNDADKRWVLKNPSHLFALDALMATYPDALVIQTHRPVETIMASMCSLAQHTADGWSTTFVGAQIGADAMETWSRGLERFNAARAKYDSAQFYDVDYRDLIADPMGTVADIYRHFGLTLTDEARVAMEKSHAESQSGERAPKHTYSLADYGLTVEAVKERFAGL; this comes from the coding sequence ATGGGAGGTGACCGCACCGACGTCGGCACCGTCGAAGAACTGCACGCCGCGGCGACCAAGCTGGTCGGGCTCGACGACTTCGGCGGTAACGACGACAACTACCTCGAGGCGCTGGAGACGCTGCTGAGCTCATACCGCCGGGAGGCGGGCCTCACGGTGTTGGGCAGCAAGATGAATCGGTTCTTCCTGCGCGGCGCGCTGGTGGCCCGGCTGCTGTCCGAATCCGCATGGAAGCAATACCCGCAGCACGCCGACGTCGCCATCGAACGCCCGATCTTCGTCACCGGGCTGGTGCGCACCGGCACGACGGCGCTGCACCGGCTGCTCGGCGCCGACCCCGCACACCAGGGTCTGCACATGTGGCTGGCCGAGTTCCCGCAGCCACGCCCGCCCCGCGAGACCTGGGAATCCAACCCGCTGTATCGCCAGCTCGACGCGCAATTCACCCAGCACCACCAGGAAAATCCCGGCTATACCGGCCTGCACTTCATGGCGGCATACGAGCTGGAGGAATGCTGGCAGCTGTTGCGGCAGTCGCTGCATTCGGTCTCCTACGAAACCCTGGCGCACCTACCCGGCTACTCGAAGTGGTTGTCGCAGCAGGACTGGACGCCGTCGTATCGGCGGCACCGCAGAAACCTTCAGCTGATCGGGCTCAACGACGCCGACAAGCGGTGGGTGTTGAAGAATCCCAGCCACCTCTTCGCGCTGGACGCCTTGATGGCGACCTATCCCGACGCGCTGGTGATCCAGACCCACCGTCCGGTCGAGACGATCATGGCGTCGATGTGCTCGCTGGCGCAGCACACCGCCGACGGTTGGTCGACGACGTTCGTCGGCGCCCAAATCGGCGCCGACGCAATGGAAACCTGGTCGCGCGGCTTGGAGCGGTTCAACGCCGCACGCGCCAAATACGATTCCGCTCAGTTCTACGACGTCGACTACCGCGACCTGATCGCCGACCCGATGGGCACGGTGGCCGACATCTACCGGCACTTCGGCCTGACGCTGACCGACGAGGCGCGGGTTGCCATGGAAAAGAGCCACGCCGAAAGCCAATCCGGTGAGCGCGCGCCCAAGCATACGTACTCGCTGGCCGACTACGGGCTCACCGTCGAAGCTGTCAAGGAGCGGTTCGCCGGGCTGTGA